The proteins below come from a single Crossiella sp. CA-258035 genomic window:
- a CDS encoding ABC transporter permease, with translation MRVLRKLFFVELKLLLREPAAWLLVLLLPLALVTTFGLVSRPRENTSSILTFFPAMALSIGLAQLALTVLPAALANDREKGILRRMASTPVHPSRLLGAQLAVTLVLALVTLGGVLLIGSAVLGFPLPREPLGFVLAFVLGAGALFAVGLCIAAVAPSGRVASGIGAGVFFVSMVFGGVFMPAEVMPKVMVEIGTYLPIGASMQALRASWAGQWPETLPLLAMAGLIVVFGGIAARTFRWE, from the coding sequence ATGCGTGTGTTGCGCAAGTTGTTCTTCGTCGAGCTCAAGCTGCTGTTGCGGGAGCCGGCCGCCTGGCTGCTGGTGCTGCTGTTGCCGCTCGCGCTGGTCACCACGTTCGGGCTGGTCAGCAGGCCGCGGGAGAACACCAGCTCGATCCTCACCTTCTTCCCGGCGATGGCGCTGTCCATCGGCCTGGCCCAGCTGGCGCTGACCGTGCTGCCCGCCGCGCTGGCGAACGACCGGGAGAAAGGCATACTCCGACGTATGGCCTCCACCCCGGTGCACCCGAGCAGGCTGCTGGGCGCGCAGCTCGCGGTGACCCTGGTGCTGGCGCTGGTCACGCTGGGCGGGGTGCTGCTGATCGGCTCGGCCGTGCTGGGCTTCCCGCTGCCGAGGGAGCCGCTGGGCTTCGTGCTGGCCTTCGTGCTGGGCGCGGGGGCGCTGTTCGCGGTGGGGCTGTGCATCGCCGCGGTCGCGCCCAGCGGGCGGGTGGCCAGTGGGATCGGGGCCGGGGTGTTCTTCGTGTCCATGGTCTTCGGCGGGGTGTTCATGCCGGCCGAGGTGATGCCGAAGGTCATGGTGGAGATCGGCACCTACCTGCCGATCGGGGCGTCCATGCAGGCGTTGCGGGCCAGCTGGGCCGGGCAGTGGCCGGAGACGCTGCCGCTGCTGGCGATGGCGGGGCTGATCGTGGTCTTCGGCGGGATCGCGGCGCGGACGTTCCGATGGGAGTGA
- a CDS encoding sensor histidine kinase, giving the protein MGVIPELHPGRAAPSRWVHLAWVYGTLAVSGFLVWVTGEWPAGGPELTAVLVLLALAVLWLPWLPGLVAQRRDGGRLWVTAAEMTGARRWLAIGYFAGMVAINGGLMSISAQFAAFASVGFPFAFLLFPPRGAMIGVGVTAVVNLAAQTRWLTEYIQPYSALLGLLLPLAFGGWVVGRESERRRAMVTELTAANAALREAMAENSGLHAQLLTQAREAGVRLERQRMAREIHDTIAQGLTGIITQLNAADRVGEPERKAHLDRVRALAADSLAEARRSVRALRPEPLSESPLPEALAELTAKWGAANGITPRLAVTGTPDRLATGVEVVLFRVAQEALTNIAKHAKASRVGVTLSYEDDLVLLDIVDDGVGITPSSGCESTVDGYGIGVMRQRVRGVGGVLEIESGPGQGTAVAAAVPVIPFETREGGS; this is encoded by the coding sequence ATGGGAGTGATCCCGGAGCTGCATCCCGGCCGGGCCGCGCCGAGCAGGTGGGTGCACCTGGCCTGGGTGTACGGGACGCTCGCGGTCTCCGGGTTCCTGGTGTGGGTCACCGGCGAGTGGCCTGCCGGCGGTCCCGAGCTGACCGCGGTGCTGGTGCTGCTCGCGCTGGCGGTGCTGTGGCTGCCCTGGTTGCCGGGCCTGGTGGCGCAGCGCCGGGACGGTGGGCGGCTCTGGGTGACCGCGGCGGAGATGACCGGGGCCCGGCGGTGGCTGGCGATCGGCTACTTCGCCGGGATGGTGGCCATCAACGGCGGGCTGATGTCGATCAGCGCGCAGTTCGCCGCGTTCGCCTCGGTGGGGTTCCCGTTCGCGTTCCTGCTGTTCCCGCCGCGGGGCGCGATGATCGGGGTCGGGGTGACCGCGGTGGTGAACCTGGCCGCGCAGACCCGGTGGCTGACCGAGTACATCCAGCCCTACTCGGCGCTGCTGGGCCTGCTGCTGCCGCTGGCCTTCGGCGGCTGGGTGGTGGGGAGGGAGAGCGAGCGGCGGCGGGCCATGGTGACCGAGCTGACCGCGGCCAACGCGGCGCTGCGGGAGGCCATGGCGGAGAACTCCGGCCTGCACGCCCAGCTGCTGACCCAGGCCCGCGAGGCCGGGGTGCGGCTGGAGCGGCAGCGGATGGCGCGGGAGATCCACGACACCATCGCCCAGGGGCTGACCGGGATCATCACCCAGCTCAACGCGGCCGACCGGGTAGGCGAGCCGGAGCGCAAGGCGCACCTGGACCGGGTGCGGGCGCTGGCCGCGGACAGCCTGGCCGAGGCCCGGCGCTCGGTGCGGGCGCTGCGGCCGGAGCCGCTGTCCGAGTCGCCGCTGCCGGAGGCGCTGGCCGAGCTGACCGCGAAGTGGGGCGCGGCCAACGGGATCACCCCGCGGCTGGCGGTCACCGGCACGCCGGACCGGCTGGCCACCGGGGTGGAGGTGGTGCTGTTCCGGGTGGCGCAGGAGGCGCTGACCAACATCGCCAAGCACGCCAAGGCGTCCAGGGTCGGCGTGACACTGTCCTATGAGGACGATCTGGTGCTGCTGGACATCGTCGACGACGGGGTGGGCATCACGCCGTCCAGCGGGTGCGAGTCCACAGTGGACGGATATGGGATCGGCGTGATGCGGCAGCGGGTGCGCGGGGTGGGTGGCGTGCTGGAGATCGAGAGCGGTCCGGGGCAGGGCACGGCGGTGGCGGCCGCGGTGCCCGTGATCCCGTTCGAGACCAGGGAAGGCGGGTCATGA
- a CDS encoding response regulator transcription factor, translated as MSRIRLLIVDDHPIVRNGLSAAFGAEPDIEVVGEAANGLEAVRLAAEVEVDVALMDLRMPELDGVQAIRRLREQSPRVRVLVLTTFDTDSDVLPAIEAGATGYLLKDAPPEELLKAVRAASRGESVLAPTVAGRLIGQVRKPARGALSKRELEVLTLVAGGATNREAARRLFISEASIKTHLLHIYAKLDVRDRAAAVGEAYRRGLL; from the coding sequence ATGAGCCGGATCCGGTTGCTGATCGTGGACGACCACCCGATCGTGCGCAACGGCCTGTCCGCGGCCTTCGGCGCGGAACCGGACATCGAGGTGGTGGGCGAGGCGGCCAACGGCCTGGAGGCGGTGCGGCTGGCCGCCGAGGTCGAGGTGGACGTGGCGCTGATGGACCTGCGGATGCCGGAGCTGGACGGTGTGCAGGCGATCCGGCGGCTGCGCGAGCAGAGCCCGCGGGTGCGGGTGCTGGTGCTGACCACCTTCGACACCGACTCCGACGTGCTGCCCGCGATCGAGGCCGGGGCCACCGGTTATCTGCTCAAGGACGCCCCGCCGGAAGAGCTGCTCAAGGCGGTGCGGGCGGCCAGCCGCGGCGAGTCGGTGCTCGCGCCCACGGTGGCCGGGCGGCTGATCGGGCAGGTGCGCAAGCCCGCGCGGGGCGCGCTGAGCAAGCGGGAGCTGGAGGTGCTGACCCTCGTCGCCGGGGGCGCCACCAACCGGGAGGCGGCGCGCAGGCTGTTCATCAGCGAGGCGAGCATCAAGACGCACCTGCTGCACATCTACGCGAAGCTGGACGTGCGGGACCGCGCGGCCGCGGTCGGCGAGGCGTACCGGCGGGGCCTGCTGTAG
- a CDS encoding bifunctional 3'-5' exonuclease/DNA polymerase, protein MRIAVVTSPNGEARLCELSEDGQPVSEVTSTTALAGTIAELERAHQPRWVLANSAELYPRLLRAGVRLTRCHDLELTESLLSGHAGRWGEPRGLAAAYARQAGLPVPPDPPVRPRDEHPTLFETARTDLPEVDPLDAVIAVHRDQQARIGALAQPGRFRLLVAAESAGGLAAAELGHVGVPWRADIHDALLTELLGPRTPAGVPPPKLAELTERIIDAFGGRRFHPDSPAEVLKAFAKAGHSLPSTRSWVIKAVNHPAVPLLLEYKELYRIYTAHGWSWLSAWVRDGRFRPEWVAGGVVSGRWATRGGGALQIPKTVRRAVVADPGWSLVVADASQLEPRVLAALAGDQRLAAAGASGDLYTALAEEAFGGDRDRAKIGMLGVMYGQTSGGAGELLAALRKRYPAAIEYVERAARTGELGGLVRSHLGRTCPPPGSDWQGIVEDAETETGQARQARARGRFTRNFVVQATASEWALALLACLRTSLREPAELVFFQHDEVIVHCPSELAEEVVAAVQECAERATRLLFGDTPVRFPLNAVVADCYADAK, encoded by the coding sequence ATGCGGATCGCGGTGGTGACCAGCCCCAACGGGGAGGCCAGGCTGTGCGAGCTGTCCGAGGACGGGCAGCCCGTGAGCGAGGTCACGTCCACCACTGCCCTTGCGGGCACCATCGCCGAGCTGGAACGGGCGCACCAGCCCCGCTGGGTGCTGGCCAACAGCGCCGAGCTGTACCCGAGGCTGCTGCGCGCCGGGGTGCGGCTGACCCGCTGTCACGACCTGGAGCTGACCGAGTCACTGCTGTCCGGTCACGCCGGCCGCTGGGGCGAGCCCCGCGGACTGGCCGCCGCCTACGCCCGCCAGGCGGGCCTGCCGGTGCCGCCGGACCCACCGGTGCGGCCCAGGGACGAGCACCCGACGCTGTTCGAGACCGCGCGCACCGACCTGCCCGAGGTGGACCCACTCGACGCGGTGATCGCGGTGCACCGGGACCAGCAGGCCAGGATCGGCGCACTGGCCCAGCCGGGCCGGTTCCGCCTGTTGGTGGCCGCGGAGTCCGCCGGTGGCCTGGCCGCGGCGGAACTGGGCCACGTCGGGGTGCCGTGGCGGGCCGACATCCACGACGCGCTGCTCACCGAGCTGCTGGGACCGCGCACACCGGCCGGTGTGCCGCCACCGAAACTCGCCGAGCTGACCGAACGGATCATCGATGCCTTCGGCGGCCGCCGCTTCCACCCGGACTCCCCCGCCGAGGTCCTGAAAGCCTTCGCCAAGGCCGGCCATTCCCTGCCGTCCACCCGCTCCTGGGTGATCAAGGCCGTGAACCACCCGGCGGTGCCCCTGTTGCTGGAGTACAAGGAGCTGTACCGGATCTACACCGCGCACGGCTGGTCCTGGCTGTCGGCCTGGGTGCGCGACGGCCGGTTCCGCCCGGAGTGGGTGGCCGGTGGCGTGGTGTCCGGCCGGTGGGCGACCAGGGGCGGCGGCGCACTCCAGATCCCCAAGACCGTGCGCAGAGCCGTGGTCGCCGACCCGGGCTGGTCCCTGGTGGTGGCCGACGCCAGCCAACTGGAACCCCGGGTACTGGCCGCCCTGGCCGGAGACCAGCGCCTGGCCGCAGCGGGAGCCAGCGGCGACCTGTACACCGCCCTGGCCGAGGAAGCCTTCGGCGGCGACCGCGACCGAGCCAAGATCGGCATGCTGGGCGTGATGTACGGCCAGACCAGTGGCGGAGCCGGGGAACTGCTCGCGGCACTCCGGAAACGCTACCCAGCCGCGATCGAGTACGTGGAGCGGGCGGCGCGCACCGGTGAGCTGGGCGGGCTGGTCCGCTCGCACCTGGGGAGGACCTGTCCGCCGCCGGGATCGGACTGGCAGGGCATCGTGGAGGACGCGGAGACGGAGACCGGTCAAGCGCGGCAGGCTCGGGCAAGGGGACGGTTCACGCGGAACTTCGTGGTGCAGGCAACGGCTTCGGAGTGGGCACTGGCGTTGCTGGCCTGTTTGCGGACCTCGTTGCGGGAACCGGCGGAGCTGGTGTTCTTCCAGCACGACGAGGTGATCGTGCACTGTCCTTCGGAACTGGCGGAGGAAGTGGTGGCGGCGGTGCAGGAGTGCGCGGAACGGGCCACGCGGTTGCTGTTCGGAGACACACCGGTGCGGTTCCCGCTGAACGCGGTGGTGGCCGACTGCTACGCCGACGCGAAGTAA
- a CDS encoding MBL fold metallo-hydrolase, producing MAPSTKPVCLTCGTQYAAPRADCPICTDERQYVPAAGQRWTDFDALRANPELKARIQEEGPGLTGIGTEPRFAIGQRALLVQAPTGNILWDCTAYLTDEIITAVQDRGGLSAIAISHPHYYTTMVEWAHAFNVPIHLHEHDAEWIGRPDPSIQLWSGTCKPLADNLTLVNLGVHFAGGTVLHWNRTLLTGDIVQVIPDRSHVAFMYSYPNLIPERPAVVRRARELLRELDFDSIYGAWWDSTIPENAHEIVQRSADRYLAYVRDDS from the coding sequence ATGGCCCCGAGCACCAAGCCCGTCTGCCTGACCTGCGGCACCCAGTACGCGGCCCCGCGCGCGGACTGCCCCATCTGCACCGATGAGCGCCAGTACGTGCCCGCGGCCGGCCAGCGCTGGACCGACTTCGACGCGCTGCGCGCCAACCCGGAGCTCAAGGCCCGCATCCAGGAGGAAGGCCCCGGCCTCACCGGCATCGGCACCGAACCGAGGTTCGCCATCGGCCAGCGCGCCCTGCTGGTCCAGGCCCCCACCGGCAACATCCTCTGGGACTGCACCGCCTACCTGACCGACGAGATCATCACCGCCGTCCAGGACCGGGGCGGCCTGTCCGCCATCGCGATCAGCCACCCGCACTACTACACCACCATGGTCGAATGGGCCCACGCCTTCAACGTCCCCATCCACCTGCACGAGCACGACGCCGAGTGGATCGGCCGCCCAGACCCGTCCATCCAACTATGGTCCGGCACCTGCAAACCTTTGGCCGACAACCTCACCCTGGTCAACCTGGGCGTGCACTTCGCGGGCGGCACGGTGCTGCACTGGAACCGCACCCTGCTCACCGGCGACATCGTCCAGGTCATCCCGGACCGCAGTCATGTGGCCTTCATGTACAGCTACCCGAACCTGATCCCCGAGCGCCCGGCGGTCGTCCGCAGGGCGCGGGAACTGTTGCGGGAACTGGACTTCGACAGCATCTACGGGGCTTGGTGGGACTCGACGATCCCGGAGAACGCGCACGAGATCGTGCAGCGTTCGGCGGACCGGTACTTGGCGTACGTGCGCGACGACAGCTGA
- a CDS encoding dihydrofolate reductase family protein, producing MGRVIAEITVSVDGFVAGPEVSAAQPMGLHGLRLHHWLGFGDAPPGEADLAVAGRMFANTGAFVLGRRLFDVGIGKWGGDGAWQRPCFVLTNRDRPDHIQGVTRFTFVTDGVRRAVDRARAAAGERDVVVAGGAQVIRAAMHAGLVQELRLHVAPVLLGAGTPLFDQGPRMELEPVLVEHSPMVTHVTYRVAG from the coding sequence GTGGGACGGGTCATCGCGGAGATCACCGTGTCGGTGGACGGGTTCGTCGCCGGGCCGGAGGTGAGCGCCGCGCAACCCATGGGGCTGCACGGGTTGCGGCTGCACCACTGGCTCGGGTTCGGGGACGCGCCACCGGGTGAGGCGGATCTGGCGGTGGCGGGGCGGATGTTCGCCAACACCGGGGCGTTCGTGCTGGGGCGGCGGCTCTTCGACGTCGGGATCGGCAAGTGGGGCGGGGACGGGGCCTGGCAGCGGCCCTGTTTTGTGCTCACCAACCGGGACCGGCCGGACCACATCCAGGGCGTCACCCGGTTCACCTTCGTCACCGACGGGGTGCGGCGGGCGGTGGACCGGGCGCGGGCCGCCGCCGGGGAGCGGGACGTGGTGGTGGCGGGTGGGGCGCAGGTGATCCGGGCGGCCATGCACGCGGGGCTGGTGCAGGAGCTGCGGTTGCACGTGGCCCCGGTGCTGTTGGGGGCGGGCACGCCGCTGTTCGACCAGGGGCCGCGGATGGAGCTGGAGCCGGTGCTGGTGGAGCACTCGCCCATGGTCACCCACGTCACCTACCGGGTGGCGGGCTAG
- a CDS encoding AEC family transporter, which yields MPTVVAGFVPIWALTGVGYLVRRTNLFGLAAERALTRVVFYLAMPAVLFTTLSRVSLDGLASGSILAFAASTVLVGALGLAASRWLFRRRLADQAIGGMSSAYVNAANLGIPVAITVLGDPSFVVAALMFQLLVVMPTVLTLIDTDVNAGGGGRYGAIRRVLLLPVRNPVILGAAGGLAIAALGWKLPPLLAQPLDLLGGAGVPLALLVLGMSLFGRAESADLPRRSEVLVVVTLKIVLQPLVCFLIGRFALGLDGPALLAAVLFSALPTAQNAFVFASQYQLRAGALARDSILLTTLLSMASLTLITYLLS from the coding sequence GTGCCCACCGTTGTCGCTGGTTTTGTGCCGATCTGGGCGCTGACCGGGGTGGGTTACCTGGTGCGGCGCACCAACCTGTTCGGCCTGGCCGCCGAGCGCGCGCTGACCAGGGTGGTCTTCTACCTGGCGATGCCCGCGGTGCTGTTCACCACGCTGAGCCGGGTCTCCCTGGACGGCCTGGCCAGCGGCTCGATCCTGGCCTTCGCCGCGAGCACGGTGCTGGTCGGCGCGCTCGGCCTGGCCGCCAGCCGCTGGCTGTTCCGCCGCAGGCTGGCCGACCAGGCCATCGGCGGCATGTCCTCGGCGTATGTGAACGCGGCCAACCTGGGCATCCCGGTGGCCATCACCGTGCTCGGCGACCCGAGTTTTGTGGTGGCCGCGCTGATGTTCCAGCTGCTGGTGGTCATGCCCACGGTGCTGACCCTGATCGACACCGACGTCAACGCCGGTGGCGGCGGCCGCTACGGCGCGATCCGCCGGGTCCTGCTGCTCCCGGTCCGCAACCCGGTGATCCTGGGCGCGGCAGGGGGCCTGGCCATCGCCGCCCTCGGCTGGAAGCTCCCGCCGCTGCTCGCCCAGCCACTGGACCTGCTCGGCGGCGCGGGCGTGCCGCTGGCCCTGCTGGTGCTGGGCATGTCCCTGTTCGGCCGCGCCGAGTCCGCCGACCTGCCCCGCCGGAGCGAGGTGCTGGTGGTGGTCACGCTCAAGATCGTGCTGCAACCCCTGGTGTGCTTCCTGATCGGCCGGTTCGCCCTCGGCCTGGACGGCCCGGCGCTGCTGGCCGCGGTGCTGTTCTCGGCCCTGCCCACCGCGCAGAACGCCTTCGTCTTCGCCAGCCAGTACCAGCTCCGCGCGGGCGCGCTGGCCCGCGACTCGATCCTGCTGACCACCCTGCTGTCCATGGCCAGCCTGACCTTGATCACCTACCTGCTGAGCTAG
- a CDS encoding S8 family peptidase codes for MSRTRDWRGKAAAVTLLAAATTALAALPATAAPEAAIRNAGGEGAVPNSFIVVLKDSAEVRAASVATVASDLATTYGAKVGRTYDTAIRGFSMTVGESQARRLAADPQVEFVEQNRTVRISGTQPNPPSWGLDRIDQRALPLNQSYTYPNDGTGVNVYVVDTGIRVTHQDFGGRAVSGYDFIDNDTNADDCQGHGTHVAGTVAGTAHGVAKGAKVHAVRVLNCQGSGTYEQVIAGINWVANNAVKPAAANMSLGGGASDAVDAAVRGAITKGVTFALAAGNGDIFGRPQDACTVSPARTQEAITVGATDRNDNKATFSNFGTCVDIFAPGVDITSAWKDNDTITRTISGTSMAAPHVAGAAALVLQANPAFTPQQVRDAMVNAATPDKVVNPGTGSPNKLLFVGEGGTTPPPSCTLTNDNDVPVPDLATVESPVTVADCAGNAATVTVDVNIKHTWRGDLVVDLLAPDGTPFRLKGSSGSDSADDVVGSFTVNAGGKAKNGVWKLRVQDVARSDTGTILSWTIKL; via the coding sequence ATGAGTCGAACCCGGGACTGGCGCGGCAAAGCCGCAGCGGTGACGCTGCTGGCCGCCGCCACCACCGCCCTCGCCGCCCTGCCGGCCACCGCCGCGCCGGAAGCCGCCATCCGCAACGCGGGTGGTGAGGGCGCCGTGCCCAACAGCTTCATCGTCGTGCTGAAGGACAGCGCCGAGGTCAGGGCAGCCTCGGTCGCCACGGTCGCGAGCGATCTCGCGACCACCTATGGCGCGAAGGTCGGACGAACCTATGACACCGCCATTCGTGGTTTCTCGATGACCGTCGGGGAATCGCAGGCGCGGCGTCTGGCCGCCGACCCGCAGGTCGAATTTGTGGAGCAGAACCGCACGGTGCGTATTTCCGGGACCCAGCCTAATCCGCCATCCTGGGGACTTGACCGAATCGACCAGCGGGCGCTCCCGCTGAACCAGTCGTACACGTATCCGAATGACGGCACCGGAGTGAACGTCTACGTCGTGGACACCGGTATCCGGGTGACCCACCAGGACTTCGGCGGCCGCGCGGTCTCCGGGTACGACTTCATCGACAACGACACCAACGCCGATGACTGCCAGGGTCACGGCACGCACGTCGCGGGCACCGTGGCCGGTACCGCGCACGGCGTGGCCAAGGGCGCCAAGGTGCACGCGGTCCGGGTGCTGAACTGCCAGGGCTCCGGCACGTACGAGCAGGTCATCGCCGGTATCAACTGGGTGGCCAACAACGCGGTCAAGCCCGCGGCCGCGAACATGAGCCTCGGCGGCGGGGCCAGCGACGCGGTGGACGCGGCCGTGCGCGGCGCCATCACCAAGGGCGTGACCTTCGCGCTGGCCGCCGGCAACGGTGACATCTTCGGCCGCCCGCAGGACGCCTGCACGGTGTCCCCGGCCCGGACCCAGGAGGCCATCACGGTCGGCGCCACCGACCGCAACGACAACAAGGCGACCTTCTCCAACTTCGGCACCTGCGTCGACATCTTCGCCCCCGGGGTGGACATCACCTCGGCGTGGAAGGACAACGACACCATCACCCGCACCATCTCCGGCACCTCGATGGCGGCCCCGCACGTCGCGGGCGCGGCGGCCCTGGTGCTGCAGGCCAACCCGGCCTTCACCCCGCAGCAGGTGCGGGACGCCATGGTGAACGCGGCCACCCCGGACAAGGTGGTCAACCCCGGCACCGGCTCGCCGAACAAGCTGCTCTTCGTCGGTGAGGGCGGCACCACGCCGCCGCCGAGCTGCACCCTGACCAACGACAACGACGTCCCGGTGCCGGACCTGGCCACCGTGGAGAGCCCGGTGACCGTGGCCGACTGCGCGGGCAACGCGGCCACCGTGACCGTGGACGTCAACATCAAGCACACCTGGCGCGGTGACCTGGTGGTCGACCTGCTCGCGCCCGACGGCACCCCGTTCCGCCTCAAGGGCTCCAGCGGCTCCGACAGCGCGGACGACGTGGTGGGCTCGTTCACCGTCAACGCCGGCGGCAAGGCGAAGAACGGCGTGTGGAAGCTGCGGGTGCAGGACGTGGCCCGTTCCGACACCGGCACCATCCTGAGCTGGACCATCAAGCTCTGA
- a CDS encoding carbohydrate-binding protein: MGAAYYDEQRGTDVQRCTDAGCGRNVGWIAAGDHLGYADVDFGATAPRTVTARLASGASTTGTLEFRLGSPAGPVVATVSAASTGGWQSWASRGATVSGSATGVQRLHVVAAGGGGANFANLNWFQFAR, encoded by the coding sequence ATCGGCGCGGCCTACTACGACGAGCAGCGCGGCACCGACGTGCAGCGGTGCACCGACGCCGGCTGCGGCCGCAACGTGGGCTGGATCGCCGCTGGCGACCACCTCGGTTACGCCGACGTGGACTTCGGCGCCACCGCACCGCGCACGGTCACCGCCCGCCTGGCCTCCGGCGCGAGCACCACCGGGACCCTGGAGTTCCGGCTGGGCTCACCGGCCGGGCCGGTGGTCGCGACCGTGTCCGCGGCGAGCACGGGTGGCTGGCAGAGCTGGGCCAGCCGCGGCGCGACCGTCAGCGGATCGGCGACCGGGGTGCAGCGGCTGCACGTGGTGGCGGCCGGGGGCGGGGGCGCGAACTTCGCCAACCTGAACTGGTTCCAGTTCGCCAGGTGA
- a CDS encoding response regulator, which yields MIEPSDIRPIEVLLVEDDPGDVLMTTEAFEENKVGNRLHVVSDGVEAMAFLRREGKYADAPRPDLVLLDLNLPKMDGREVLTAIKGDEQLRRIPVVILTTSEAEEDVLRSYQLHANAYVTKPVDFEQFVKVVRQVDDFFLTVVRLPRVQ from the coding sequence GTGATCGAACCCTCAGACATCCGCCCCATCGAGGTCCTGCTGGTCGAGGACGACCCCGGTGACGTGCTGATGACCACCGAGGCCTTCGAGGAGAACAAGGTCGGCAACCGCCTGCACGTGGTCAGCGACGGCGTGGAGGCGATGGCGTTCCTGCGCCGCGAGGGCAAGTACGCCGACGCGCCCCGCCCGGACCTGGTGCTGCTGGACCTCAACCTGCCCAAGATGGACGGGCGGGAGGTGCTGACCGCGATCAAGGGCGATGAGCAGCTGCGCCGCATCCCGGTGGTGATCCTGACGACCTCGGAGGCGGAGGAAGACGTGCTGCGCAGCTACCAGCTGCACGCCAACGCCTACGTCACCAAGCCGGTGGACTTCGAGCAGTTCGTGAAGGTGGTCCGCCAGGTGGACGACTTCTTCCTGACCGTGGTGCGGCTGCCCAGGGTGCAGTGA
- a CDS encoding ATP-binding protein — MADRLSTVEGRVRWSLRRRLAVAFGVLGGLLAIGVLAGVLAATRLFAASSDVVDDVSPARIRSAVLGQTYGDQQLAVRDYVLSGTENRLERYQAERTEEFATLARLRELLAGRPELRSKVDVVQAAAGTWQRELAEPAIARVKASGASGALLGGLDYTEPRFVALQDALKELDAAIGAQRLVSKAAMERALWTLTALGVGFVAFALVCAVALWLALRRWVTAPLGRLGEETTRVAQGDLSRQVGSDGPQEIAALAADIEAMRVQMFTALMTAVRVQETLREQAEQLNESAEDLRRSNAELEQFAYVASHDLQEPLRKVASFCQLLQRRYGGQLDARADQYIEFAADGAKRMQQLINDMLAFSRVGRTTGEFTEVELDEVLTRALTSLSASREETGAVVEADPLPTVRGNATLLAQVLQNLVGNAIKFRGEAVPHIRITVERHAEEWLFRCADNGIGIEPQYAEKIFVMFQRLHAKEDYTGTGIGLALCRKIIEHHGGRIWLDTEISQGTTVCWTLPVLAEEHE, encoded by the coding sequence GTGGCCGATAGACTGTCCACTGTGGAGGGACGGGTGCGCTGGTCGCTGCGGCGGCGGCTCGCGGTCGCCTTCGGCGTGCTCGGCGGGCTGCTGGCGATCGGCGTGCTGGCCGGGGTGCTGGCCGCCACCCGGCTCTTCGCCGCCAGCTCGGACGTGGTGGACGACGTGTCCCCGGCCCGGATCCGCTCGGCCGTGCTCGGCCAGACCTACGGCGACCAGCAGCTGGCCGTGCGCGACTACGTGCTCAGCGGCACCGAGAACCGGCTGGAGCGCTACCAGGCCGAGCGCACCGAGGAGTTCGCCACCCTGGCCAGGCTGCGCGAGCTGCTCGCGGGCCGGCCCGAGCTGCGGTCCAAGGTGGACGTCGTGCAGGCGGCGGCCGGCACCTGGCAGCGTGAGCTGGCCGAGCCGGCCATCGCGCGGGTGAAGGCCAGCGGGGCCAGCGGCGCGCTGCTGGGCGGCCTGGACTACACCGAGCCCAGGTTCGTCGCGTTGCAGGACGCGCTCAAGGAGCTGGATGCCGCCATCGGCGCGCAACGGCTGGTCAGCAAGGCCGCGATGGAGCGGGCGCTGTGGACGCTGACCGCGCTGGGCGTCGGGTTCGTGGCCTTCGCGCTGGTGTGCGCGGTGGCGCTGTGGCTGGCGCTGCGCCGCTGGGTGACCGCGCCGCTGGGCAGGCTCGGCGAGGAGACCACCAGGGTGGCCCAGGGCGACCTGTCCCGGCAGGTCGGCAGCGACGGGCCGCAGGAGATCGCCGCGCTGGCCGCGGACATCGAGGCCATGCGGGTGCAGATGTTCACCGCGCTGATGACCGCGGTGCGGGTGCAGGAGACGTTGCGGGAGCAGGCCGAGCAGCTCAACGAGTCCGCCGAGGACCTGCGCCGCTCCAACGCCGAGCTGGAGCAGTTCGCCTACGTCGCCTCGCACGACCTGCAGGAGCCGCTGCGCAAGGTGGCCAGCTTCTGCCAGCTGCTGCAACGCCGCTACGGCGGCCAGCTGGACGCGCGCGCCGACCAGTACATCGAGTTCGCGGCCGACGGCGCCAAGCGGATGCAGCAGCTGATCAACGACATGCTGGCCTTCTCCAGGGTGGGCCGGACCACCGGCGAGTTCACCGAGGTCGAGCTGGACGAGGTGCTGACGCGGGCGCTGACCAGCCTGAGCGCCAGCCGCGAGGAGACCGGCGCGGTGGTCGAGGCGGACCCGCTGCCGACGGTGCGCGGCAACGCCACCCTGCTGGCCCAGGTGCTGCAGAACCTGGTCGGCAACGCGATCAAGTTCCGCGGCGAGGCCGTCCCGCACATCCGGATCACGGTGGAACGGCACGCCGAGGAGTGGCTGTTCCGCTGCGCCGACAACGGGATCGGCATCGAGCCGCAGTACGCGGAGAAGATCTTCGTGATGTTCCAGCGGCTGCACGCCAAAGAGGACTACACCGGAACCGGCATCGGCCTTGCCCTGTGCCGCAAGATCATCGAACACCACGGCGGCCGGATCTGGCTCGACACCGAGATCAGCCAAGGCACTACCGTGTGCTGGACCCTGCCGGTTCTCGCCGAGGAGCACGAGTGA